A single region of the Govania unica genome encodes:
- a CDS encoding tRNA1(Val) (adenine(37)-N6)-methyltransferase: MVLTDDEFLGGRLRLNQPDDGYRIGGDSVLLAATVPARAGDRILDIGCGSGAIALCLAERLKSVTVTGLELQPELFAIASENATRNGLGDRVTIIEGDLAKAPRDLPRNAFDHVVTNPPYLDEALASPPPNAQKARAHMESHLGLREWVALSLKFLKPLGWLHVIQRADRLPDLLAGLDGRAGDIIVYPLWPKTGTAARRVIVRARKGGKGAMTLHPGLVLHEDNGRYTPEAEAALRTGAPLNF; the protein is encoded by the coding sequence ATGGTTCTGACCGACGATGAATTTCTCGGCGGGCGGCTGCGGCTTAATCAGCCCGATGATGGTTACCGCATCGGCGGGGACAGTGTGCTTCTGGCCGCCACGGTTCCGGCCCGGGCGGGCGACCGCATTCTTGACATTGGCTGCGGCAGCGGGGCCATCGCCCTCTGCCTGGCCGAGCGGCTCAAATCCGTCACCGTCACCGGCCTCGAACTCCAGCCCGAGCTTTTCGCCATCGCCAGCGAGAACGCCACCCGGAACGGTCTCGGCGACCGGGTGACGATCATCGAGGGCGACCTTGCGAAGGCCCCACGCGACCTGCCGCGCAACGCCTTCGATCATGTGGTGACGAACCCGCCCTATCTTGATGAGGCGCTCGCAAGCCCGCCGCCCAACGCCCAGAAGGCCAGGGCGCATATGGAAAGCCATCTCGGCTTGCGCGAATGGGTGGCGCTCAGCCTCAAGTTCCTCAAGCCGCTCGGCTGGCTCCATGTGATCCAGCGCGCTGACCGCCTGCCGGATCTTCTGGCCGGCCTCGACGGCCGCGCCGGTGACATCATTGTATATCCCCTCTGGCCCAAAACCGGCACAGCAGCCCGCCGCGTGATCGTCCGCGCCCGCAAAGGCGGCAAAGGCGCAATGACCCTCCACCCCGGCCTGGTGCTCCACGAAGACAACGGCCGCTACACCCCAGAAGCCGAAGCCGCCCTCCGCACCGGAGCGCCGCTGAACTTCTAA
- the ppdK gene encoding pyruvate, phosphate dikinase: MSKWVYTFGDGKAEGRADMRNLLGGKGANLAEMANLGLPVPPGLSITTEVCTYFYQNGCKYPAELTAQVEAGVHHVEQIVGAKFGDASNPLLVSVRSGARVSMPGMMDTVLNLGLNDVTVKGLAAQSGDDRFAYDSYRRFIQMYSDVVLGVDHYLFEEILEEHKNEKGVVLDTELAAEDWKIIAGLFKQKAEEELGRPFPQDVNEQLWGAIGAVFSSWQVDRAKVYRRLHNIPEDWGTAVSVQAMVFGNMGDDSATGVAFTRDPSTGENAFYGEYLVNAQGEDVVAGIRTPQNLTTVARLAAGSDKPSMEEVMPEVFGQLADVFRKLEAHYRDMQDIEFTVQKSKLWVLQTRSGKRTAKAALKIAVDMAADGVITQNEALLRVDPAALDQLLHPTLDPDAPRDVLTKGLPASPGAASGIVVFDSDEAEKLAQEGKGVILVRIETSPEDIHGMHAARGILTSRGGMTSHAAVVARGMGRPCVSGAGTLYINMKEAEMSCGGRTVKKGEVITIDGSTGEVMIGAVPTVQPELAGDFAILMAWADAARRLKVRANAETPLDARTAREFGAEGIGLCRTEHMFFDTDRIIAVRQMILAEDEAGRRAALAKILPMQRKDFVDLFEIMDGLPVTVRLLDPPLHEFLPREDHEFAEVAKDIGVDVATLRKRAGELHEFNPMLGHRGCRLGISYPEIYEMQARAIAEAAVEVSQKSGATVVPEIMIPLVATKKELSILKARVVAEVEAVCQEKGHKLSYLIGTMIELPRAALQAGDIAEEAEFFSFGTNDLTQTTFGLSRDDSGRFLEDYLRAGIFERDPFVSLDQAGVGELVEIGTTRGRKTRPDLKVGICGEHGGDPDSIDFCERIDLDYVSCSPYRVPIARLAAAQAALRRSNVAQAKDTE, from the coding sequence ATGAGCAAGTGGGTCTACACGTTCGGAGATGGCAAGGCAGAAGGCCGGGCCGATATGCGCAATCTTCTTGGCGGCAAGGGTGCGAACCTCGCCGAGATGGCGAACCTTGGTTTGCCGGTGCCGCCCGGGCTTTCGATCACCACCGAAGTCTGCACCTATTTCTACCAGAACGGCTGCAAATACCCGGCCGAGCTGACGGCGCAGGTCGAGGCTGGCGTTCATCATGTGGAACAGATCGTCGGCGCCAAATTCGGCGACGCGTCCAATCCGCTGCTGGTGTCGGTGCGCTCCGGTGCTCGCGTCTCCATGCCCGGCATGATGGATACCGTGCTGAACCTCGGCCTCAATGACGTGACGGTGAAGGGGCTTGCGGCGCAAAGCGGCGATGACCGTTTCGCCTATGACAGCTATCGCCGCTTCATCCAGATGTATTCGGACGTGGTGCTCGGCGTCGATCACTATCTGTTCGAGGAAATCCTTGAAGAGCATAAAAACGAAAAAGGCGTCGTTCTCGACACCGAACTCGCGGCGGAAGATTGGAAGATCATTGCCGGTCTCTTCAAGCAGAAGGCCGAAGAAGAACTCGGCCGCCCGTTCCCGCAGGATGTGAACGAACAGCTTTGGGGCGCCATCGGCGCGGTGTTCAGCTCGTGGCAGGTGGACCGCGCCAAGGTCTATCGTCGGCTGCATAACATCCCCGAAGACTGGGGCACGGCCGTCAGCGTTCAGGCCATGGTGTTCGGCAACATGGGTGATGACAGCGCCACCGGTGTCGCCTTCACCCGTGATCCGTCCACCGGCGAGAACGCCTTTTACGGCGAATATCTTGTGAATGCGCAGGGCGAGGACGTGGTGGCGGGCATCCGCACGCCGCAGAACCTGACCACCGTCGCGCGCCTCGCCGCAGGCTCCGACAAGCCGTCCATGGAAGAGGTCATGCCGGAGGTGTTCGGCCAGCTCGCCGACGTCTTCCGTAAGCTCGAAGCCCATTACCGCGATATGCAGGATATCGAGTTCACGGTGCAAAAGAGCAAGCTCTGGGTGCTGCAGACCCGTTCGGGCAAGCGCACCGCCAAGGCCGCGCTCAAGATCGCCGTCGATATGGCCGCCGATGGCGTCATCACCCAGAATGAAGCGCTGCTGCGGGTTGATCCGGCGGCGCTCGATCAGTTGCTGCATCCGACGCTTGATCCGGACGCGCCGCGCGATGTGCTGACCAAGGGCCTTCCGGCCTCGCCGGGTGCCGCGTCGGGCATCGTCGTTTTTGACTCGGATGAAGCCGAAAAGCTCGCCCAAGAGGGCAAAGGCGTAATCCTCGTTCGTATCGAAACCAGCCCCGAAGATATTCACGGCATGCATGCGGCGCGCGGCATTCTGACCTCGCGCGGCGGCATGACCAGCCACGCCGCCGTGGTTGCACGCGGCATGGGTCGTCCTTGCGTCTCAGGTGCGGGAACGCTTTATATCAATATGAAAGAAGCCGAGATGTCCTGCGGTGGGCGCACCGTCAAAAAGGGCGAGGTCATCACCATTGATGGCTCCACTGGCGAAGTCATGATCGGCGCCGTGCCGACCGTGCAGCCGGAACTGGCCGGTGATTTCGCCATCCTGATGGCCTGGGCCGACGCCGCTCGCCGCCTCAAGGTGCGCGCGAACGCCGAAACGCCGCTGGATGCTCGCACAGCGCGGGAATTCGGGGCCGAAGGCATCGGCCTCTGCCGCACCGAACATATGTTCTTTGACACCGACCGCATCATCGCCGTACGCCAGATGATCCTGGCCGAAGACGAAGCCGGTCGCCGTGCCGCGCTCGCCAAGATCCTGCCGATGCAGCGCAAGGACTTTGTCGATCTGTTTGAAATCATGGATGGCCTGCCGGTGACGGTGCGTCTCCTCGATCCGCCGCTGCATGAATTCCTGCCGCGCGAAGACCATGAATTCGCCGAAGTCGCGAAGGACATCGGCGTCGACGTGGCGACGCTGCGGAAACGCGCTGGCGAGCTTCACGAATTCAATCCCATGCTCGGCCATCGCGGCTGCCGTCTCGGCATCTCGTACCCCGAGATATACGAGATGCAGGCCCGCGCCATTGCCGAAGCCGCGGTCGAGGTGTCCCAGAAATCAGGCGCAACGGTTGTGCCGGAAATCATGATCCCGCTGGTTGCGACCAAAAAGGAGCTGTCGATTCTGAAAGCCCGTGTGGTCGCCGAGGTCGAGGCCGTGTGCCAGGAAAAGGGCCATAAGCTCTCCTACCTCATCGGCACCATGATCGAACTGCCGCGCGCCGCGTTGCAGGCCGGTGACATCGCTGAAGAGGCCGAATTCTTCAGCTTCGGCACCAATGACCTGACCCAGACCACCTTCGGGCTGAGCCGCGACGACTCCGGCCGCTTCCTCGAAGACTATCTGCGCGCCGGGATTTTCGAACGCGATCCGTTCGTGTCGCTCGATCAGGCGGGCGTTGGCGAGTTGGTAGAGATCGGCACGACACGCGGCCGCAAGACCCGCCCCGATCTCAAGGTCGGCATCTGCGGCGAACATGGTGGCGATCCGGACTCGATCGACTTCTGCGAGCGCATCGACCTCGATTACGTCTCCTGCTCGCCGTATCGTGTGCCAATCGCCCGTCTTGCGGCGGCTCAGGCGGCGTTGCGCCGGTCCAATGTCGCGCAAGCCAAAGATACGGAGTAA
- a CDS encoding polyprenyl synthetase family protein, whose protein sequence is MGVVLPFEEEKKPDSSKGQDAFARLTALVDGDLARVNDCIIRRMESPVALIPQLAGHLIASGGKRLRPMLTLAAARLCNYDGDRHVQLAACVEFIHTATLLHDDVIDESALRRGADTANTIWGNKASVLVGDFLFSRSFELMVEDGSLKVLKILSRASAVIAEGEVLQLSTANDTGTTEDQYLEVISAKTAALFAAACRIGPIVAERPVAEEKALESYGKNLGIAFQLIDDLLDYSAKQATLGKTVGDDFREGKITLPIVLAYRRGSEEERVFWRRTLEELDQAPGDLEHAIELLTRHNALSDTIDRARYYGTMARDALALFPETELKKSLIAIVDFCIERAY, encoded by the coding sequence GTGGGTGTCGTTTTACCATTTGAAGAAGAAAAAAAACCAGATAGCAGCAAAGGACAAGATGCCTTTGCGCGCCTGACCGCTTTGGTCGATGGCGATCTTGCCCGCGTTAATGATTGCATTATCCGTCGCATGGAAAGCCCGGTGGCGCTGATACCTCAGCTTGCCGGACATTTGATCGCTTCGGGCGGCAAGCGCTTGCGGCCCATGCTGACGCTCGCCGCCGCCCGGCTGTGCAATTATGACGGCGACCGCCATGTGCAGCTTGCGGCCTGTGTGGAGTTCATTCATACGGCCACCCTGCTGCATGATGACGTGATCGACGAATCCGCGCTCCGTCGCGGCGCCGATACCGCCAACACCATCTGGGGCAACAAGGCGAGCGTGCTGGTCGGCGACTTCCTATTTAGTCGTTCATTCGAGCTGATGGTTGAGGATGGGTCGCTCAAGGTGCTTAAGATCCTGTCCCGCGCCTCGGCCGTCATTGCCGAAGGCGAGGTGTTGCAACTGTCGACCGCCAATGACACCGGCACCACCGAAGACCAGTATCTTGAGGTCATCAGCGCCAAGACCGCGGCCCTGTTCGCCGCCGCCTGCCGCATCGGCCCGATTGTCGCCGAACGCCCCGTGGCCGAGGAAAAGGCGCTTGAGAGCTATGGCAAGAATCTGGGCATCGCTTTTCAGCTGATCGACGATCTGCTGGACTATTCGGCGAAGCAGGCGACCCTTGGCAAGACCGTCGGCGACGATTTCCGCGAAGGCAAGATCACCCTCCCCATCGTGCTCGCCTACCGGCGCGGCAGTGAGGAAGAACGCGTGTTCTGGCGGCGGACGCTTGAGGAACTTGATCAGGCCCCCGGCGACCTTGAACATGCCATCGAGCTTCTGACCCGGCATAACGCCCTCAGCGACACCATAGACCGGGCCCGTTACTATGGCACCATGGCCCGCGACGCCCTGGCGCTGTTCCCGGAAACCGAGCTGAAAAAATCTTTAATCGCGATCGTCGATTTCTGTATTGAACGTGCCTATTGA
- the parC gene encoding DNA topoisomerase IV subunit A gives MTVPAEQIIDAELGQALSQRYLSYALSTIMARSLPDVRDGLKPVHRRLLFAMRQLKLDPATGFKKCARVVGDVIGKYHPHGDQSVYDAMVRLAQDFAVRYPLVDGQGNFGNIDGDNAAAMRYTEARLTDVAMTLLDGLDEDAVDFHKTYDGEEEEPDILPAGFPNLLANGATGIAVGMATSIPPHNVSELCDGLLYLIRHPDATTAQLVNRIPGPDFPTGGTIVESRASMEQSYATGRGSFRLRARWEIEDTGRGTYLIVVTEIPYQVQKSKLVEKIADLISDKKLPILQDVRDESTADVRLVLEPRARTVDPAMLMESLYRLTELEVKISLNLNVLDKNRRPRVMSLRDALWAFLEHRIEVLQRRTRHRLGKIEHRLEVLGGYLIGYLNLDEVIRIIREEDEPKVTLMEKFTLTDLQAESILNMRLRALRRLEEMEIRREHDGLMAEKGALEALMGDSGLQWDRVSTELKAIKDKFGTKTALGKRRSDFAEAPIADIIPLEAMIEREPITVVCSEKGWIRALKGHVAAGEDVKYKEGDAGRYAIHAQTTDKLLLFASNGRFYTLGCDKLPGGRGAGEPVRLMIDLGNDEDIVALFVYKPGVKLLLVATDGKGFQIEADKVLAQTRNGKQVMNLDDKARAQYCLTVEGDTIAIIGDNRKLLVFPLADIPEMTRGRGVTLQKYKDGGLADVKLFTKAEGLSWKSGERTRTETDLGLWTGARASAGRLPPQGFPRTNKFT, from the coding sequence ATGACCGTACCTGCCGAACAGATTATTGATGCCGAACTGGGCCAGGCCCTCAGCCAGCGCTATCTGTCTTATGCGCTGTCGACCATCATGGCCCGGTCGCTGCCCGACGTGCGGGACGGCCTGAAACCGGTGCATCGCCGGTTGCTGTTCGCCATGCGTCAGCTCAAACTCGATCCGGCCACGGGCTTCAAGAAATGCGCCCGCGTGGTCGGCGACGTCATTGGTAAATACCATCCCCATGGCGATCAGTCGGTCTATGACGCCATGGTCCGTCTGGCTCAGGATTTCGCCGTGCGCTATCCGCTGGTGGACGGACAGGGCAATTTCGGCAACATCGACGGCGATAACGCGGCCGCCATGCGATACACCGAAGCGCGCCTGACCGACGTGGCCATGACGCTGCTCGACGGCCTGGACGAAGACGCGGTCGATTTCCACAAAACCTACGACGGGGAAGAGGAAGAGCCGGATATCCTGCCCGCCGGGTTCCCGAATCTTCTGGCGAACGGCGCCACCGGCATTGCCGTCGGCATGGCCACCAGCATTCCACCCCATAACGTGTCGGAACTGTGCGACGGGCTTCTCTATCTGATCCGGCATCCGGATGCGACCACGGCCCAGCTCGTGAACCGCATTCCGGGCCCGGATTTCCCCACCGGCGGCACCATTGTCGAGTCCCGCGCCTCCATGGAGCAGTCCTATGCGACCGGCCGCGGCAGCTTCCGCCTGCGCGCCCGTTGGGAGATTGAGGACACCGGCCGTGGCACCTACCTGATCGTCGTCACCGAAATTCCCTATCAGGTGCAGAAGTCCAAGCTGGTCGAGAAGATCGCCGACCTGATCTCGGACAAGAAATTGCCGATCCTTCAGGACGTGCGCGATGAGTCGACCGCCGATGTGCGGCTTGTGCTCGAACCGCGCGCCCGTACGGTGGATCCGGCCATGCTGATGGAAAGCCTCTATCGGCTGACCGAGCTTGAAGTCAAGATTTCGCTCAATCTGAACGTGCTCGACAAAAACCGCCGTCCGCGTGTGATGTCGCTCAGGGATGCGCTCTGGGCTTTCCTTGAGCATCGTATCGAGGTGTTGCAGCGCCGCACCCGCCATCGTCTGGGCAAGATCGAACATCGCCTTGAAGTTCTCGGCGGCTATCTCATCGGCTATCTCAATCTCGACGAGGTGATCCGCATCATCCGCGAGGAGGACGAGCCTAAAGTCACCCTGATGGAGAAGTTCACGCTCACCGACCTTCAGGCCGAGTCGATCCTCAACATGCGGCTCCGCGCCTTGCGGCGGCTTGAAGAAATGGAAATCCGTCGCGAGCATGACGGGCTCATGGCCGAAAAGGGCGCGCTTGAAGCGCTGATGGGCGACAGCGGCCTGCAATGGGATCGCGTCTCCACCGAACTGAAGGCTATCAAGGACAAGTTCGGCACCAAGACCGCCCTCGGCAAACGCCGCTCGGACTTCGCCGAAGCCCCGATCGCCGACATCATCCCGCTCGAAGCCATGATCGAGCGCGAGCCGATCACCGTGGTCTGTTCGGAAAAAGGCTGGATCCGCGCCCTGAAGGGACATGTGGCTGCAGGCGAAGACGTCAAATACAAGGAAGGCGACGCCGGCCGCTATGCGATCCATGCGCAAACCACCGACAAGCTGTTGCTGTTCGCGTCGAACGGCCGCTTCTATACCCTTGGTTGCGACAAGCTGCCGGGCGGGCGCGGGGCCGGGGAACCGGTGCGGCTCATGATCGACCTTGGCAATGACGAGGATATCGTGGCGCTCTTTGTCTATAAGCCGGGGGTCAAGCTTCTGCTCGTGGCCACGGACGGCAAAGGCTTCCAGATCGAGGCTGACAAGGTGCTGGCCCAGACCCGCAATGGCAAGCAGGTCATGAACCTCGATGACAAGGCCAGGGCGCAATATTGCCTGACGGTCGAGGGCGATACCATTGCCATCATCGGCGACAACCGCAAGCTTCTGGTGTTCCCGCTGGCGGATATCCCTGAAATGACGCGCGGGCGCGGTGTGACGCTGCAAAAATACAAGGATGGTGGCCTGGCCGACGTGAAGCTCTTCACCAAGGCCGAGGGGCTGAGCTGGAAATCCGGCGAACGCACCCGCACGGAAACCGATCTCGGCCTTTGGACCGGAGCCCGGGCCAGTGCCGGACGTCTGCCGCCGCAGGGCTTCCCACGGACCAACAAATTCACCTGA
- a CDS encoding response regulator codes for MTEIMTSWSSNPQHYMVLLIDENQHFARITKTFLKQAGIVSVVHCLDASDALALLAHITPGVIFVDLHVKPDGGAALLKKLRDPNFSPYPLVPVIMMANGATIQDVCAARDAGSSEFLTKPLSLKGIERVLKSTLEKEREFVITTSFRGPDRRRHKDSNVLRERRGKDKPVTESRPTDRCETTPAADQLSLKDS; via the coding sequence TTGACTGAAATTATGACATCTTGGTCATCGAATCCCCAACACTATATGGTTCTGCTAATCGATGAAAATCAGCACTTTGCCAGAATTACCAAGACTTTCCTCAAGCAGGCGGGAATCGTATCTGTCGTTCACTGCCTTGATGCGAGCGACGCTCTGGCTTTGCTCGCGCATATCACGCCCGGTGTTATTTTCGTCGATCTGCATGTGAAGCCGGATGGCGGAGCAGCCCTTCTCAAGAAGTTGCGCGACCCTAATTTTTCTCCCTATCCGCTGGTGCCGGTCATCATGATGGCCAATGGCGCCACAATCCAGGACGTCTGTGCGGCGCGCGATGCAGGATCCTCGGAATTCCTGACCAAGCCTCTGTCCCTCAAGGGTATTGAGCGGGTTCTGAAGTCGACCTTGGAGAAGGAGAGGGAATTTGTGATTACCACAAGCTTTCGCGGTCCTGACCGGCGGCGTCACAAAGACAGCAACGTCCTGCGTGAGCGTCGCGGCAAGGATAAGCCCGTGACCGAGTCGCGCCCGACTGATCGGTGTGAAACCACACCCGCAGCGGATCAGCTATCCTTAAAGGATAGCTGA
- a CDS encoding putative signal transducing protein has protein sequence MKEVVRTTNWVLISRLTALLEGEGIVIFRFDSHMSAVEGMIGVFPQRIVVADEDEDRARRLIRSAGFGDALYEGEDSPWF, from the coding sequence GTGAAGGAAGTGGTTCGAACCACGAATTGGGTGCTGATTTCCCGTCTCACGGCGCTTTTGGAGGGGGAGGGCATCGTGATTTTCCGCTTCGACAGTCATATGAGCGCGGTCGAAGGCATGATTGGTGTCTTCCCGCAACGCATTGTGGTGGCGGATGAAGATGAAGATCGGGCGCGTCGCCTGATTCGGAGCGCCGGATTCGGCGATGCACTCTATGAGGGCGAGGACAGCCCATGGTTCTGA
- the glyS gene encoding glycine--tRNA ligase subunit beta, which yields MAELLLELFSEEIPARMQAQAADDLKRLVTDKLKAAGLAWTRADAFVTPRRLTLVIDGLPTTQPDVREERKGPRADAPPAAIDGFLRSTGLSREQLETRDTDKGQILFAVIEKKGGAVSDVIAVFVPEVIQSFPWPKSQRWGVGSLRWVRPLKSILCLLDGKIVPAAIDGIMASNETRGHRFLAGEAFTVSNFADYETKLRAHHVILDSTERQAKIHADASKAAVDAGVELIEDKGLLAEVAGLVEWPVVLMGDFDPAFLEVPGEVLTATMRINQKYFSLRNPQTGKLAPHFITVANMAASDGGKAIIAGNERVLRARLADAKFFWDHDLKITLAERLPALDGIVFHAKLGSVGDKVKRVAALAQFIAPMVGADVDAAERAAKLAKADLVSGIVGEFPEVQGIMGRYLALHEGQSAAIAEAIADHYAPQGPNDRCPTAPVSVAVALADKIDILVGFFSIDEKPTGSKDPFALRRAALGVLRIIIENGLRLPLNKLFAKAAALHGAQAFAGNELVDFFTDRLKAYLRDQGIRHDYVSAVFALGHEDDMLRLKTRAEALQQMLGTEDGANLLAAYRRGSNIVRIEEKKDGKAYAGGVDAARLAKPEEQALHDRLVIVRKDVDAAVADERWIDAMSAVATLRGPIDAFFDQVTVNDPDVGLRENRLNLLSEFRATLSAVADFSKIEG from the coding sequence ATGGCTGAACTGCTTCTAGAACTGTTTTCCGAGGAAATCCCCGCCCGCATGCAGGCGCAGGCGGCGGATGATCTGAAGCGCCTCGTCACCGACAAGCTGAAGGCCGCCGGGCTCGCCTGGACCCGCGCGGACGCATTCGTCACCCCGCGCCGTCTCACCCTGGTGATCGATGGCCTGCCGACGACCCAGCCCGACGTCCGCGAAGAACGCAAAGGCCCCCGCGCCGACGCTCCCCCCGCCGCCATAGACGGTTTCCTGCGTTCAACCGGCCTCAGCCGCGAGCAGCTTGAAACCCGCGACACCGACAAGGGCCAGATCCTGTTCGCGGTGATCGAGAAAAAGGGCGGCGCAGTATCAGACGTGATTGCGGTTTTCGTGCCCGAGGTCATCCAGTCCTTCCCCTGGCCGAAATCGCAACGCTGGGGCGTGGGCTCGCTCCGTTGGGTGCGGCCGTTGAAAAGCATCCTCTGCCTGCTTGACGGCAAGATCGTCCCGGCCGCCATCGACGGCATAATGGCCAGCAATGAAACCCGTGGTCATCGTTTTCTGGCCGGTGAAGCCTTCACGGTCAGTAATTTCGCCGATTACGAAACCAAACTGCGCGCGCATCACGTCATCCTCGACAGTACCGAACGTCAGGCGAAGATTCACGCCGACGCCAGCAAGGCCGCAGTAGACGCCGGGGTTGAACTGATCGAAGACAAGGGCCTCCTCGCCGAAGTGGCCGGTCTCGTCGAATGGCCTGTGGTGCTGATGGGCGATTTCGATCCGGCTTTTCTTGAAGTGCCAGGTGAAGTCCTGACCGCAACCATGCGGATAAATCAGAAATATTTCTCACTGCGCAACCCGCAGACCGGCAAGCTCGCCCCGCATTTCATCACCGTCGCCAACATGGCCGCGTCCGATGGCGGCAAAGCCATCATCGCGGGCAACGAACGCGTGCTGCGCGCCCGTCTGGCCGACGCCAAATTCTTCTGGGATCACGATCTCAAGATCACCCTGGCCGAACGCCTGCCTGCCCTTGACGGCATTGTCTTCCATGCAAAGCTCGGCTCGGTCGGCGACAAGGTGAAACGCGTCGCCGCGCTGGCCCAGTTCATAGCCCCCATGGTCGGGGCGGACGTGGACGCGGCCGAACGTGCGGCGAAACTCGCGAAAGCCGATCTCGTCTCCGGCATCGTCGGCGAATTCCCCGAAGTGCAGGGCATCATGGGCCGCTACTTGGCGCTCCACGAAGGGCAAAGCGCCGCCATAGCCGAAGCCATCGCCGACCATTACGCCCCGCAGGGCCCGAACGACCGCTGCCCGACTGCACCGGTCTCAGTCGCCGTGGCCCTCGCCGACAAGATCGATATCCTTGTTGGGTTCTTCAGCATTGACGAAAAGCCCACCGGCTCCAAAGACCCGTTCGCGCTCCGTCGTGCGGCTTTGGGCGTGCTCCGGATCATCATTGAAAACGGCCTTCGCCTACCGCTCAACAAGCTTTTTGCCAAGGCCGCCGCGCTGCATGGCGCTCAGGCGTTCGCGGGCAATGAGCTGGTCGATTTCTTCACTGACCGCCTGAAAGCCTATCTCCGTGATCAGGGGATCCGCCATGACTATGTGTCGGCGGTCTTTGCCCTTGGCCATGAAGACGACATGCTGCGCCTGAAAACCCGTGCCGAGGCCTTGCAACAGATGCTCGGCACCGAAGACGGGGCCAATCTTCTGGCGGCTTATCGTCGCGGGTCCAATATCGTCAGGATCGAGGAAAAGAAGGACGGCAAGGCCTATGCTGGCGGCGTCGACGCTGCCCGTCTGGCGAAGCCCGAGGAACAGGCCCTGCATGACCGTCTCGTCATCGTCCGCAAGGATGTGGACGCCGCCGTCGCCGATGAACGCTGGATCGACGCCATGAGCGCGGTGGCCACCTTGCGCGGCCCCATTGACGCCTTCTTCGATCAAGTGACCGTTAACGATCCTGATGTAGGATTACGTGAAAACCGCCTGAATTTGCTTTCGGAATTCCGCGCGACCCTGAGTGCGGTCGCGGATTTTTCAAAGATTGAAGGCTGA
- a CDS encoding glycine--tRNA ligase subunit alpha, which produces MGPAPSFQDLILRLQTYWSEKGCLLLQPYDMEVGAGTFHPATTLRALGPKPWKAAYVQPSRRPKDGRYGENPNRLQHYYQFQVILKPSPADIQDLYLGSLKAIGIDLAMHDIRFVEDDWESPTLGAWGLGWEVWCDGMEVTQFTYFQQVGGIDCNPVAGEITYGLERLAMYVQGVENVYDLKWNNDGVTYGEVYLENEREFSAYNFEHANTDILFQHFRDAEMECAALLAKNLPLPAYDQCMKASHSFNLLDARGVISVTERAAYIGRVRTLAKGCCEAWVAREAELGA; this is translated from the coding sequence ATGGGACCAGCGCCATCTTTTCAGGACCTCATATTGCGGTTGCAAACCTATTGGTCTGAAAAGGGTTGTCTCCTGCTGCAACCCTATGACATGGAGGTCGGGGCAGGGACCTTCCATCCGGCGACCACGCTGCGCGCTCTTGGGCCGAAGCCCTGGAAAGCCGCTTATGTCCAGCCGTCGCGCCGTCCGAAGGATGGCCGCTATGGCGAAAACCCCAACCGGCTCCAGCATTATTACCAGTTCCAGGTCATCCTGAAGCCGTCACCGGCCGATATTCAGGATCTCTATCTCGGCAGCCTCAAGGCCATCGGCATTGATCTTGCGATGCATGACATCCGCTTTGTGGAGGATGACTGGGAAAGTCCGACCCTCGGCGCCTGGGGCCTTGGCTGGGAGGTCTGGTGCGACGGCATGGAAGTGACCCAGTTCACCTATTTCCAGCAGGTCGGCGGCATCGACTGCAACCCCGTCGCGGGCGAGATCACCTATGGTCTCGAACGCCTCGCCATGTATGTGCAGGGGGTCGAGAATGTCTATGACCTCAAATGGAACAATGATGGCGTCACCTACGGCGAGGTCTATCTCGAAAACGAGCGCGAATTCTCGGCCTATAATTTCGAGCATGCCAATACCGACATCCTGTTCCAGCATTTCCGCGATGCCGAGATGGAATGCGCGGCGTTGCTCGCCAAGAACCTGCCTTTGCCTGCCTACGATCAATGCATGAAAGCGAGCCACAGCTTCAACCTTCTGGACGCGCGCGGGGTAATCTCGGTCACCGAACGCGCCGCCTATATCGGCCGCGTCCGCACCCTCGCCAAAGGCTGCTGCGAAGCCTGGGTCGCCCGCGAAGCGGAGCTTGGAGCATGA
- a CDS encoding DUF6491 family protein encodes MKRPNLFVASLAFSLAVGTFSAAAFAAPPKTAPDAADPTVGAPGPDCLELQMIDHTQILDDYTILFHMKGKTTYISKLPYRCNGLKFEDGFAYTTSINKICGNVDVIKVLRRGSSCALGPFRQYIAPAKGMKDGAAKM; translated from the coding sequence ATGAAACGTCCAAATCTATTTGTGGCTTCTCTGGCCTTCTCTCTTGCCGTGGGCACCTTTTCAGCTGCCGCCTTTGCAGCGCCGCCCAAAACCGCTCCGGATGCCGCAGACCCAACGGTCGGCGCACCAGGCCCGGACTGCCTTGAGCTGCAAATGATCGACCACACGCAAATCCTCGATGACTATACGATCCTGTTCCATATGAAGGGCAAAACGACCTATATCAGCAAATTGCCCTATCGCTGCAACGGGTTGAAGTTCGAGGATGGCTTTGCCTATACGACCTCGATCAACAAGATCTGCGGCAATGTCGACGTTATCAAGGTTCTCCGGCGCGGCAGCAGCTGCGCGCTTGGCCCCTTCAGACAGTATATCGCGCCAGCCAAGGGCATGAAGGACGGCGCGGCAAAGATGTAA